The nucleotide window AAACAATCAAAGCGTAAAATTGGGCGCGACCGTTTTCAAAGTATTTCAAGCCCTCACCACTAATAATGGCGACTAAGCCGGTGAGATTAACAGCACCATCAACCACCCGATAGTCTACTTCCAGCACTTGTCGGGCTAGGCGACGACTCCCCTGTACAAAGAGGCTGTAATAGAGTTCGTCAAAGTACCACTTATTGAGAGAGAAGCGGTAGAGGGAAGGGAATTTTTGCGCGATCGCGCTCGGATCGATTTTATGACTGGCATACATTAAAGACGCCACGGTAATGCCAATTAAAGCAATTCCCACCGAGTTTCCAGCCATAATCAAAAATTCTGACCATTCAAACTCAGCCATCACCGCTTTCACTTCTTCTAGAGTTTCCCCAGGGGCATAAACAAACTCCTCAAAGAAGTTTTCCCAGGGCTTACCAATCCAACCAATAGCAAGAGAGGGAATTGCCAGAATGATTAAAGGTAAGGTCATGCTTAACGGCGATTCATGAGGGGTTTCACTGTGATGATGTTCATCGGCTCCAGGGTCGGATTCCAGTTCTCGGGTATCCATAGCACCCGGACCAAACGCGGGTCTAAGAGAAGCCAAAATCGACTCGTCATTCCCACGAAATTGACCTTCAAAAGTCATGAAATACATCCGGAACATATAAAAGGCCGTTAAGCCAGCGGTTAGCCAACCAATAAACCATAAAGCTGGATTGGCACTAAAGGCTTGACTTAAAATCTCGTCTTTAGACCAGAAGCCGGCAAAGGGAGGAATTCCACAAATGGCTAACGTTCCCACCAGAAACGTTAAAGAGGTAATGGGCATATATTTCCGTAAGCCTCCCATCAAGCGCATATCTTGAGCCAGATCGGGATTATGACCCACCACTTCTTCCATGCCATGAATGACCGAACCGGAACATAAAAACAACATGGCTTTGAAGAAAGCATGGGTCATCAGGTGGAAGAGACCCGCCGTGTAACCGCCAACTCCCATTGCCATTACCATATATCCCAATTGGGAAATGGTGGAGTAGGCTAATCCTTTTTTAA belongs to Cyanobacteria bacterium GSL.Bin1 and includes:
- a CDS encoding NAD(P)H-quinone oxidoreductase subunit 5, with the translated sequence MEQLYQYAWLIPVLPLVGAMIVGTGLISFNQVTSRLRQPAAIFIVSLTGATMVLSFALLWSQINGHETFLRTFEWAAAGDFKLTMGYTIDPLSTVMLSVVTTVAFLVMVYTDGYMAHDAGYVRFYAYLSLFASSMLGLVVSPNLVQIYIFWELVGMASYLLIGFWYDRKAAADACQKAFVVNRVGDFGFLLGMLGLYWATGTFEFTEMGLQLETLVESGIIGASLAALFGILVFLGPVAKSAQFPLHVWLPDAMEGPTPISALIHAATMVAAGVFLIARMYPVFEAIPSVMSIIAWTGAFTAFLGATIALTQNDIKKGLAYSTISQLGYMVMAMGVGGYTAGLFHLMTHAFFKAMLFLCSGSVIHGMEEVVGHNPDLAQDMRLMGGLRKYMPITSLTFLVGTLAICGIPPFAGFWSKDEILSQAFSANPALWFIGWLTAGLTAFYMFRMYFMTFEGQFRGNDESILASLRPAFGPGAMDTRELESDPGADEHHHSETPHESPLSMTLPLIILAIPSLAIGWIGKPWENFFEEFVYAPGETLEEVKAVMAEFEWSEFLIMAGNSVGIALIGITVASLMYASHKIDPSAIAQKFPSLYRFSLNKWYFDELYYSLFVQGSRRLARQVLEVDYRVVDGAVNLTGLVAIISGEGLKYFENGRAQFYALIVFGAVLGFVIAFSVI